Proteins from a single region of Helicobacter sp. 'house sparrow 1':
- the gltX gene encoding glutamate--tRNA ligase — protein MKKIVTRFAPSPTGHLHIGGLRTALFNYLHSKANQGDFYLRIEDTDLTRNSKEAAQAIIEAFDWVGLKFDNDIIYQSQRFDLYQQYIQKLLDEKKAYYCYMSKEELEALRKEQESKKQTPRYDNRYRDFQGTPPSGISPVVRIKAPLEGTIDFEDGVKGKVSFQATEVDDFIIARSDGTPTYNFVVAVDDALMGITDVIRGDDHLSNTPKQIVVYQALGFEIPKFYHVPMILGSDGSKLSKRHGATSVIEYKKMGYLPEALLNFLVRLGWSYQDEEIFSLKDMLEKFSANNLNSSPSCYNQEKFLWLNQYYIRQLSHDALEKELVNFGIKDINPKIRDVLFNEIKNRSHTLLEFRDNINDILTAPTDYDAKMFAKCTSETKQILQDFYIYFEKEDVTSLDNIQTLIHNFTTSKNIKIGNLMPNLRLALLGKPGGIGVMETCFILGKEESLKRLEKLIKAL, from the coding sequence ATGAAAAAAATTGTTACTCGTTTTGCTCCATCTCCCACTGGACATTTGCATATTGGGGGCTTACGCACTGCGCTTTTTAATTATTTGCATTCAAAAGCAAATCAAGGAGATTTTTATTTAAGGATTGAAGATACAGATCTTACAAGAAATTCAAAAGAAGCAGCACAGGCAATTATTGAGGCTTTTGACTGGGTAGGATTAAAATTTGATAATGATATTATTTATCAATCACAACGGTTTGATCTATATCAACAATATATTCAAAAACTTCTTGATGAAAAAAAAGCTTATTATTGCTATATGAGTAAAGAAGAATTGGAAGCCTTAAGGAAAGAGCAAGAAAGTAAAAAACAAACCCCAAGATATGATAATCGCTATAGAGACTTTCAAGGAACCCCTCCTAGTGGAATCTCTCCTGTTGTAAGAATCAAAGCTCCATTAGAAGGCACTATTGATTTTGAAGATGGAGTCAAAGGAAAAGTAAGCTTTCAAGCAACAGAGGTAGATGACTTTATCATTGCAAGAAGTGATGGAACTCCTACTTATAACTTTGTTGTAGCAGTGGATGATGCCTTGATGGGAATTACAGATGTTATTAGAGGAGATGATCACTTAAGCAATACTCCTAAGCAAATTGTTGTTTATCAAGCACTAGGATTTGAGATTCCAAAGTTTTATCATGTTCCTATGATTCTAGGATCAGATGGATCCAAACTTAGTAAAAGACATGGTGCAACAAGCGTAATAGAATATAAAAAAATGGGATACTTACCAGAAGCTCTTTTAAATTTTCTTGTGCGATTGGGCTGGAGTTATCAAGATGAAGAGATTTTTAGTTTAAAAGATATGCTAGAGAAATTTAGCGCAAACAATTTAAATAGCTCCCCCAGTTGTTATAATCAAGAAAAGTTTCTTTGGTTAAATCAATATTACATAAGACAACTATCTCATGATGCCCTAGAAAAAGAACTTGTAAATTTTGGAATAAAAGATATAAATCCAAAGATTAGAGATGTGCTTTTTAATGAAATTAAGAATCGATCCCATACCCTCCTAGAATTCCGAGATAATATTAATGACATTCTTACTGCACCTACAGACTATGATGCCAAGATGTTTGCAAAATGTACAAGTGAAACAAAACAAATCTTGCAAGATTTTTATATTTATTTTGAAAAAGAAGATGTTACCTCATTAGATAATATTCAAACCCTTATCCACAATTTCACAACAAGTAAAAACATCAAAATTGGAAATCTGATGCCAAATCTCCGTCTTGCCCTACTTGGGAAGCCTGGAGGTATTGGTGTAATGGAAACCTGTTTTATTTTAGGTAAAGAAGAAAGCCTAAAACGCTTGGAAAAATTAATCAAGGCTTTGTAA
- a CDS encoding trimeric intracellular cation channel family protein, with the protein METGVLLHVLFIVGIVVESMTGALAAGKFKMDLMGVMFVALITAIGGGSVRDVLFSHQPLTWIKHPEYIWIILIAAIIATRIPRIITRLERVFLILDAIGLVVFSVIGTDIVMKSYDNMTLAICGGVITGVFGGILRDILCNQIPLIFHKEIYASVAIFASALYYSLIHFFGINEGIASLITIVCGATLRLVGIYYKLGLPVFSTEEGEYK; encoded by the coding sequence ATGGAAACAGGCGTATTATTGCATGTATTATTTATTGTGGGCATTGTTGTGGAATCTATGACAGGGGCTTTGGCTGCTGGAAAATTTAAAATGGATTTAATGGGGGTGATGTTTGTTGCACTTATTACAGCAATTGGGGGAGGTTCTGTTAGGGATGTGTTATTTAGTCACCAACCCTTAACTTGGATAAAGCACCCAGAATATATATGGATTATTCTTATTGCTGCAATCATTGCAACAAGAATTCCTAGAATTATCACAAGACTTGAGAGGGTTTTTTTGATTCTAGATGCAATAGGATTGGTTGTTTTTAGTGTGATAGGGACAGATATTGTGATGAAGAGTTATGACAATATGACTTTAGCTATCTGTGGAGGGGTAATTACAGGAGTATTTGGAGGAATCTTGCGAGATATTCTTTGTAATCAAATACCACTTATTTTTCACAAAGAAATTTACGCAAGTGTTGCGATTTTTGCTTCTGCTCTTTATTATAGTCTTATTCATTTCTTTGGTATCAATGAGGGGATTGCAAGTCTTATTACAATTGTTTGTGGAGCAACTCTAAGACTTGTTGGTATCTATTATAAGTTGGGACTACCTGTTTTTAGCACAGAAGAAGGGGAATATAAATAA
- the gmd gene encoding GDP-mannose 4,6-dehydratase, translating to MKTALITGITGQDGAYLAEFLLKKGYKVHGIKRRASLFNTDRIDHLYQDPHLNNRNFFLHYGDMTDSMNLTRIIQETRPDEIYNLAAMSHVAVSFETPEYTANADGIGTLRILEAVRLLDLTQKTRIYQASTSELYGLVQETPQNEKTPFYPRSPYACAKLYAYWITINYREAYNIFASNGILFNHESPIRGETFVTRKITRAAAKIALGLQDKLYLGNLSAKRDWGHAKDYVRMMWMILQAEKADDFVIATGITTEVREFVYLAFKELGIELEFTGSGIDEKGFVKYCDGDFKLPVGKEVVAVDPKYFRPTEVELLIGDATKARTKLGWVPEYNLSMLIKEMVASDLKLMQKDKYLKDNGYTILSYFE from the coding sequence ATGAAAACCGCGCTGATTACAGGTATTACAGGGCAAGATGGAGCTTATCTTGCAGAATTTTTACTAAAAAAAGGATACAAAGTTCATGGTATAAAAAGACGCGCTTCATTATTTAATACAGATAGGATTGACCATCTCTATCAAGATCCTCATCTTAATAATAGAAATTTTTTTCTTCACTATGGAGATATGACAGATTCTATGAATCTTACGCGCATCATACAAGAAACTAGACCTGATGAAATTTATAATCTTGCTGCAATGAGTCATGTGGCAGTATCCTTTGAAACACCAGAATACACTGCAAATGCAGATGGTATAGGAACACTTAGAATTCTTGAAGCTGTACGACTTTTAGATCTTACTCAAAAAACTAGAATCTACCAAGCTTCAACAAGTGAACTTTATGGACTTGTGCAAGAAACTCCCCAAAATGAAAAAACACCTTTTTACCCCAGATCTCCTTATGCCTGCGCCAAACTGTATGCCTACTGGATCACAATAAACTATCGTGAGGCTTATAATATTTTTGCAAGCAATGGTATTTTATTTAATCATGAAAGTCCCATCCGTGGCGAAACATTTGTCACAAGAAAAATCACAAGAGCCGCTGCAAAAATAGCTCTAGGTTTGCAAGATAAACTTTATTTAGGAAATCTTTCTGCAAAGAGAGATTGGGGGCATGCTAAAGACTATGTTAGGATGATGTGGATGATATTACAGGCTGAAAAAGCTGATGACTTTGTTATTGCAACAGGTATTACAACAGAAGTTAGAGAATTTGTTTATTTAGCCTTTAAAGAGCTGGGTATTGAACTTGAATTTACCGGCAGTGGAATTGATGAAAAAGGATTTGTAAAATATTGCGATGGGGATTTTAAGCTACCTGTAGGGAAAGAGGTTGTAGCAGTTGATCCGAAGTATTTTAGACCTACTGAAGTTGAACTCTTAATTGGTGATGCAACAAAGGCAAGAACTAAATTGGGATGGGTTCCAGAATACAACCTCTCAATGCTTATAAAAGAGATGGTTGCAAGCGATCTAAAATTAATGCAAAAAGACAAATATCTAAAGGATAATGGCTATACTATTTTGAGCTATTTTGAATAA
- a CDS encoding DNA ligase translates to MLGILLFLICICKAYALDLIHPVVLQNIDTIEIKDYFVSEKLDGIRAYWDGKTLLSRSGKNLNPPKWFIKDFPPFAIDGELFTKQGDFETIVSIVKNQQNKILWENLSFYVFEVPNKKGDLLERIKHLQDFLKSHQPKFIKIIPQYQFHDKTELLNFIEQVRLKDGEGIILRRKGEPYVTGRNPSSLKYKFFFDSECKIIEYQKGKGKYANVVGSLTCKDGDKTFRIGSGFSDDFRKNPPKIGSIITYKFYKTTKNNIPRHPVFLRLYREF, encoded by the coding sequence ATGCTAGGAATCCTATTATTTCTTATTTGTATTTGCAAAGCCTACGCACTAGATCTTATTCACCCTGTGGTACTTCAAAATATTGATACTATAGAGATAAAAGACTACTTTGTTAGTGAAAAGCTAGATGGGATTAGGGCATATTGGGATGGAAAAACTCTCCTCTCAAGAAGTGGAAAAAACCTTAATCCTCCAAAATGGTTTATCAAAGATTTTCCACCATTTGCAATAGATGGGGAACTTTTTACAAAACAAGGTGATTTTGAAACTATAGTGTCCATTGTTAAAAACCAACAAAATAAGATTTTGTGGGAAAATCTTTCTTTTTATGTCTTTGAAGTTCCAAATAAAAAGGGAGACCTTTTGGAAAGAATCAAACATTTACAAGATTTCTTAAAATCTCATCAACCAAAATTTATAAAAATTATCCCCCAATATCAATTCCACGATAAGACAGAGTTATTAAATTTTATTGAGCAAGTGAGGCTAAAAGATGGGGAAGGTATTATATTGAGGAGAAAAGGAGAGCCTTATGTTACAGGAAGAAATCCAAGCTCCCTTAAATATAAGTTTTTCTTTGATTCTGAATGCAAGATCATTGAATACCAAAAAGGTAAAGGAAAATATGCAAATGTTGTGGGTTCGCTAACCTGCAAAGATGGGGATAAAACCTTTAGGATTGGGAGTGGGTTTAGTGATGATTTTAGAAAAAATCCTCCAAAAATAGGTAGTATAATTACCTACAAGTTTTATAAAACAACCAAAAACAACATCCCTAGGCATCCTGTTTTTTTAAGACTTTATAGAGAATTTTAA
- a CDS encoding mannose-1-phosphate guanylyltransferase/mannose-6-phosphate isomerase, with protein sequence MIKIVVLCGGNGTRLWPLSRESFPKQFSKILDNQSLLQKTLLRNSFLAKEFQASFEIVSNEQYFFLLQDQAKEIQQEISSFILESAPKNTAPAITFSALNSNPEDILIVLPSDHLISNLEVYKQEILKAIDMAKKNLLVTFGIKPTEPITGYGYIHSINGDVKNFIEKPSLQKCEEFIQQGGYFYNSGMFCFNVDFFLKEMAIHAPLLLQTCKEVFIKSARENQYIRLPKDESIPSISIDYALMEKSKKVFCIESNLLWNDIGSFDSLSKEFDQTSFINPTKIIQEESSNNFIFSDKLVATIGIKDLIAIDTSDSLLLIKKGESQKVKDLLPLIKQKFPHLAKQHNTTHRPWGTYSVLLESNFYKIKKIIVKPNSRLSLQKHLHRNEHWIVVSGTALITLEDKVFELHTNQSTYIPMGKSHRLANEGRIDLVIIEVQMGEYLGEDDIIRIEDDFKRC encoded by the coding sequence ATGATAAAGATTGTAGTTTTATGTGGTGGCAATGGAACAAGACTTTGGCCACTTTCTAGAGAAAGCTTTCCAAAACAGTTTAGTAAAATTTTAGACAATCAGTCTCTTCTTCAAAAAACACTTTTAAGAAATTCTTTTTTAGCAAAAGAGTTTCAAGCATCCTTTGAAATTGTCTCAAATGAGCAATATTTTTTCTTATTGCAAGATCAGGCAAAAGAAATACAACAAGAAATCTCAAGTTTTATTTTAGAATCTGCTCCAAAAAATACAGCTCCTGCAATCACTTTTAGCGCACTCAATTCAAATCCTGAAGACATTTTGATTGTGTTACCAAGTGATCATCTCATATCAAATCTAGAAGTTTATAAACAAGAAATTTTAAAAGCAATAGATATGGCAAAAAAGAATTTATTGGTTACTTTTGGAATAAAACCAACAGAGCCCATCACAGGCTATGGCTATATTCACTCCATAAATGGAGATGTTAAAAATTTTATTGAAAAACCATCCTTGCAAAAATGTGAAGAGTTTATCCAACAAGGTGGATATTTCTATAATAGTGGAATGTTTTGTTTTAATGTTGATTTTTTCTTAAAAGAGATGGCAATACACGCTCCTTTACTCCTTCAAACATGCAAAGAAGTCTTTATAAAATCTGCACGAGAAAATCAATATATTAGGCTACCAAAAGATGAAAGTATTCCATCTATTAGCATCGATTATGCCTTAATGGAAAAAAGTAAAAAAGTATTTTGCATAGAATCCAACCTGCTTTGGAATGACATTGGAAGTTTTGATTCTCTAAGTAAAGAATTTGATCAAACTAGCTTCATCAACCCAACAAAAATCATTCAAGAAGAAAGCAGTAATAATTTTATTTTTTCAGATAAGCTTGTTGCAACAATTGGCATTAAAGATCTCATTGCTATTGACACATCAGATTCACTTCTACTCATCAAAAAAGGAGAAAGTCAAAAAGTAAAGGATTTACTACCTCTTATTAAGCAAAAATTTCCACATCTTGCCAAACAACACAATACAACCCATCGACCTTGGGGAACTTATAGCGTCCTTCTTGAGAGTAATTTTTATAAGATTAAAAAGATCATTGTGAAACCAAATTCACGCCTAAGCTTACAAAAGCATCTTCACCGCAATGAACATTGGATTGTAGTAAGTGGAACAGCATTAATAACTCTAGAAGACAAAGTGTTTGAACTCCATACAAATCAATCCACCTACATCCCTATGGGAAAATCCCACCGGCTTGCCAATGAGGGGAGAATTGATCTTGTTATTATTGAAGTGCAAATGGGAGAATATCTTGGGGAAGATGACATCATCCGTATTGAGGATGATTTTAAGAGATGCTAG
- the tuf gene encoding elongation factor Tu, producing MAKEKFVKTKPHVNIGTIGHVDHGKTTLSAAISAVLSLKGLAEMRDYDNIDNAPEEKERGITIATSHIEYETENRHYAHVDCPGHADYVKNMITGAAQMDGAILVVSAADGPMPQTREHILLSRQVGVPYIVVFLNKQDMVDDQELLDLVEMEVRELLSAYEFPGDDTPIVAGSALKALEEAKSGNIGEWAEKVLKLMAEVDAYIPTPERDTDKTFLMPVEDVFSIAGRGTVVTGRIDRGVVKVGDEVEIVGIRDTQKTTVTGVEMFRKELDKGEAGDNVGILLRGTKKEEVIRGMVLCKPGSITPHKKFEGEIYVLSKEEGGRHTPFFDGYRPQFYVRTTDVTGSIKLPDGVEMVMPGDNIKINVELITPIALELGTKFAIREGGRTVGAGVVTKIIE from the coding sequence ATGGCTAAAGAAAAATTTGTCAAAACAAAACCACATGTTAATATTGGTACAATTGGGCACGTTGACCACGGTAAAACAACGTTGAGTGCTGCTATTTCTGCTGTTTTATCTCTCAAGGGTCTTGCTGAGATGAGAGATTATGACAATATTGATAACGCACCTGAAGAAAAAGAAAGAGGTATCACAATTGCTACTTCTCATATTGAATATGAAACAGAAAATAGACACTATGCGCATGTTGATTGTCCTGGACACGCAGACTATGTAAAAAATATGATCACTGGTGCTGCACAAATGGATGGTGCGATTCTTGTTGTTTCTGCAGCTGATGGTCCAATGCCTCAAACAAGAGAGCATATTCTTCTTTCAAGACAAGTAGGTGTTCCTTACATTGTTGTATTCTTGAACAAGCAAGATATGGTTGATGATCAAGAATTATTAGATCTTGTAGAAATGGAAGTAAGAGAGTTATTAAGTGCTTATGAATTCCCAGGCGATGATACACCAATTGTTGCTGGTTCTGCTTTAAAAGCTTTAGAAGAGGCTAAGTCTGGTAATATTGGAGAGTGGGCTGAGAAAGTATTAAAGCTTATGGCTGAGGTTGATGCTTATATTCCTACACCAGAAAGAGATACAGATAAGACTTTCTTGATGCCTGTTGAAGATGTTTTCTCAATTGCAGGTCGTGGAACTGTTGTAACTGGAAGAATTGATAGAGGTGTGGTAAAAGTAGGTGATGAGGTTGAGATCGTTGGTATTAGAGACACTCAAAAAACTACAGTTACTGGTGTTGAAATGTTTAGAAAAGAACTAGATAAGGGTGAAGCTGGCGATAATGTTGGTATTCTTCTAAGAGGAACAAAAAAAGAAGAAGTTATCAGAGGTATGGTTCTTTGTAAGCCAGGTTCTATTACTCCACACAAAAAATTTGAGGGAGAAATATATGTTCTTTCTAAAGAAGAAGGTGGTAGACATACTCCATTTTTTGATGGATATAGACCACAATTCTATGTTAGAACAACTGATGTGACTGGTTCAATTAAGTTGCCAGATGGTGTAGAGATGGTTATGCCTGGTGATAATATTAAGATTAATGTTGAGTTAATTACTCCAATCGCTCTTGAGCTTGGAACAAAGTTTGCAATCAGAGAAGGTGGTAGAACTGTTGGTGCAGGCGTTGTTACAAAAATTATTGAATAG
- the rpmG gene encoding 50S ribosomal protein L33, giving the protein MKVKIGLKCSECGDINYSTTKNAKTNTEKLELRKFCPRLNKHTLHKEVKLKS; this is encoded by the coding sequence ATGAAAGTTAAAATAGGGTTAAAGTGTTCAGAGTGTGGTGATATCAACTACAGTACTACAAAGAATGCTAAGACAAATACAGAAAAACTGGAGCTTAGAAAGTTTTGTCCAAGACTTAATAAACATACCTTACATAAAGAGGTTAAGTTAAAAAGCTAG
- the secE gene encoding preprotein translocase subunit SecE gives MKKILSYYRLAKEELDKVIFPTREQRRNSFIAVLIVVSAVTLFLALVDLVLSASVSSIL, from the coding sequence ATGAAAAAGATATTAAGTTATTATAGATTAGCTAAAGAAGAGCTTGATAAGGTAATATTTCCGACAAGAGAGCAAAGAAGAAATTCTTTTATTGCTGTTTTAATTGTTGTGAGTGCTGTTACTCTTTTTTTGGCATTAGTGGATTTAGTTTTATCTGCTTCTGTATCTAGTATTCTGTAA
- the nusG gene encoding transcription termination/antitermination protein NusG, producing MALDWYAIQTYSGSEQSVEKAVRNLLDSAKIDCRIIVPTEDVFEYKNGKKITKQRSIYPGYVFIQVDLTTSIWHMIQRLPKVSKFIGEDKKPTPLSQEDVTSILEKIEKRSEPKPKIFFGKGEVVRIINGPFVNFTAVVEEYDVEHEKLKLNVSIFGRNTPIEILYSQVEKIV from the coding sequence ATGGCATTAGATTGGTATGCAATACAAACTTATTCTGGTAGCGAACAATCTGTTGAGAAAGCAGTTAGAAATCTTTTAGATAGTGCTAAGATTGATTGTCGCATTATTGTACCCACAGAAGATGTTTTTGAATATAAAAATGGTAAGAAGATTACTAAACAAAGGAGTATATATCCAGGATATGTATTCATCCAAGTAGATTTAACTACTTCTATTTGGCATATGATACAAAGATTACCAAAAGTTTCTAAGTTTATTGGTGAGGATAAGAAACCTACGCCTTTAAGCCAAGAGGATGTCACATCTATTCTAGAGAAGATTGAAAAAAGATCAGAGCCTAAACCAAAGATATTTTTTGGAAAGGGTGAGGTTGTTAGAATTATTAATGGACCTTTTGTCAATTTTACGGCTGTAGTTGAAGAGTATGATGTTGAACACGAAAAGTTGAAGCTCAATGTTTCAATTTTTGGTAGAAATACTCCTATAGAAATACTGTATTCACAAGTAGAAAAAATAGTATAA